The Spirosoma oryzicola region CTGGCAGACGCGGGTTATGGCACCTTCCTCACTTCTATTCTACCTGGGCGTAAACAAGCGGGTCCCGCGTTTGCAACATCATAACTTGTTTTTTGATGAGGACTTTTCGTTGCACGCGCAGGAGATCTACGAAACGCCCCGTTGGCCAACAAAACCGCTTTTCTACGCATCAGCCCCATCCAAAACGGACCCATCTGTCGCTCCTGAAGGGTGCGAGAACTTATTTTTACTGATCCCTGTAGCGCCTGACCTGACCGACGACGAAGCCACACGCGAACGCTACTTCAATCTTATCATGGATCGGCTGGAAGCCTACGTAGGTGAAGACGTTCGCAGTTATGTTGTCTATAAGCGGAGTTATGCTCATAAGGACTTTAAGAGCGATTATAACGCTTTCCGGGGAAATGCGTACGGTCTGGCAAACACACTTAAACAAACGGCCCTGCTCAAGCCATCGTTAAAAAACAAAAAAGTGAACAATCTGTTCTACACGGGTCAGCTAACCGTTCCGGGCCCAGGAGTTCCACCATCTCTCATCTCAGGTCTCGTCGTTGCCGATGAGGTAGAAAAAGATTTTTTCAACTAATAGATCTAACCCCTCCTGCTCAATCTATGATGGCGTTGTTCAACACAACCGCACTGAAATGTAGTAAGCTAATTACAGAACATTACAGTACGTCGTTTACTCTAGGCATTAAAACGCTGGACCGCAAATTTCATTTGCCGATCTACGCCATCTATGGATTTGTTCGGTACGCTGACGAAATTGTCGACACATTCCATGAATACGACAAGAAGACGCTGCTCGATCGCTTCAAGTTTGATACTTACCAGGCAATCGAAGAGGGAATCAGTCTAAATCCGATTCTGCAATCTTTCCAACTCGTTGTAAAACAGTATAAGATTGAACACGAACTGATCGAATCATTCTTGAAAAGTATGGAGATGGACCTGTACTTTCAGGATTACGATGCCGAGGGCTATAACGAATACATTTACGGTTCTGCCGAAGTAGTTGGCCTAATGTGCCTGCGCGTTTTCTGTGAGGGAAATCACTCTGAATTTGATCGACTTTGCGAACCCGCTCGAAAACTTGGTTCGGCTTTTCAAAAAGTAAACTTCCTTCGTGATCTGAAAAGTGATTTTGTCGATCGGGGCCGAACGTATTTTCCCGGCGTCAATTTTAGTGAGTTTGGCCGTGACACCAAGCAACTAATTGAAGATGACATTCAGCGCGATTTCGATGAAGCCTATAAGGGCATTCTGAATCTGCCACGAGGGGCTCGACTAGGCGTTTATCTGGCTTACGCTTATTACCAGACGCTATTTAACAAGATCAAGCAATTGCCCGCTTCCCGAATACAAAACGAGCGGATTCGCGTGCCGAACCCCCAAAAGTTTGCCCTGCTGGCCCAAACGTATCTGAAGTTCCGACTCAACGTTATTTAACGAAGCAAACGGCTCTTTGTAAGTTATCACCTTACTGGTAGCCAGCCCTGCCTGCCTTTTCGCTATCTTTGCTGTAAATCATATAGTTTCTGTCAATGGTAGCCGAAGCGAACTCATCGCCAGAGGTGCTGGCACAAGCAGCCAAAACCCGCTACGAAGCGGTCATTGGCCTTGAGGTACACTGCCAGCTATTAACCCAAAGCAAAATTTTTGCTGCCGACGCGAATGCGTTCGGTGCTGAGCCGAATACCAATATTAGTGTTATTACGCTTGCCCATCCAGGCACGCTGCCGAAGCTAAACCGCAAAGCAGTTGAGTACGCCGTTCGGATGGGATTGGCTTGCGGTAGCGAGATTACACGCCACAACATTTTTGCCCGCAAAAATTATTTTTACCCAGACCTACCCAAAGGTTATCAGCTTTCGCAGGATAAAGGCCCGGTTTGTGTAGGGGGTGGCATTACGGTAAAGGCCAAGCATCCCGAAACGGGCCAGTTGTATCAGACAACCATCCAGTTACACCACATCCATCTGGAAGAAGATGCTGGAAAGTCAATTCACGATGGCGATGAATGGGCGACGCAGCTCGATTACAACCGTGCTGGTACACCACTCATTGAGATGGTTACGGAACCTTGCATCCGAACAGCCGACGAAGCAGGCCAATACTTAACTGAAGTTCGACGACTGGTACGGTATTTGGACATCTGTGATGGAAACATGGAAGAAGGCTCGCTCCGTTGCGATGTCAACGTTTCGATCCGACCGATAGGAACAACTACATTAGGGACGAAGGTTGAGGTTAAAAACCTAAACTCGATCCGAAACGTAATGCGCGCCGTCGATAGCGAGTTTCAACGGCAGGTTGACGTCATTGAATCGGGGGGACGCATTACGCAGGAAACCCGTACGTTCGATGCCGCTACGGGTCTAAGCTACGCCATGCGTGAGAAGGAAACGATGAACGATTACCGGTATTTTCCCGATCCTGACCTTACTCCCGTCGTTATTTCGGACGCGTGGCTGGCGGATATCCAGACAAAAATGCCGGTGCTTCCTGCTGAGTTGTACCAAAAGTTCACGGCCCACTACGGGCTGCCCGACTACGATGCAGCTTTACTGACTGATTCCAAAGAACTGGCCGAATACTACGAAGCAATTTGCGCCCATACGGCCAATTACAAAGCAGCTTCCAACTGGGTCATGGGCCCGGTGAAAGGCCAGCTTAACGAGAAGGCCCTACGCGAACGGCAGTTTCCGATTTCGGCAGAACGCTTAGCATCACTGATTACCCTCATTGATAACGGAACAATCAGTCAAACCGCTGCGCAGCAGGTATTTACGTTGATGGTTGCCGAGCCTACTGCTACAGCAATAGATTTGGCTCAAACACAGGGTTTGATACAGAATCGCAATACTGACGCGTTACAATCGTTGGTAGAAGAAGTACTGGCAGCCTGGCCGGATAAAGTAGCCCAATACCGCAAAGGCAAAAAGAATTTGCTAGGCATGTTTGTGGGCGAAGTAATGAAAAAATCGAAAGGCTCTGCTGACCCTAAATTGGTGAACGAACTCGTAACGAAGACATTACAAACAACATGAAAAACCTGTTTTTGACTGTAGCTGGTTTTTTACTCATTGGTTTCGCGACCAATGCCCAAACAACAAAGCCGTTTACCGTAACAGGCACGGTAAAAAGTGCAGCACCGGGTAGCTTTGTTTATCTGGAAACCAATTCGCAGCCGACACGTAAGTTGGATTCGGCAAAAGTGGACGCCGGTAACAAATTTACCCTGACGAACAAAGTAGCGGATGGTGGCGAGGTGTTTGTCTTGAATGTAGGGGGCGGTCAGAAAATGGCTTTGCTGGTAGAAGGGGGCGAGACGCTAAACGTGACCGCCGACGGCTTCCGAATGAATGCTAAAACCGGTCAGGAAGGAAAAGCAACTGTTACGGGCTCCAAAAACATGGAGTACTACGATAAGCTCATGACGCTGCGCACCAATATGGAAGCGAAGGTAGCAACCTGGAACAAGCAGGTTGCCGCAGCTACCGAAAAGAAAGACAACAAACGGATTGCCCAGATCGAGCAGGACTATCAAGCCGCTGAGCAGGATGTTGTCAACAAAGTAAAAGCCATGCTTCCCGAAATGGGAACGTCGCTTGCGTCATTGTTTGCGCTTAATTTTATCGACATCAAAAACGATTTTGATACGTACGATGCGCTGGCGCAACGCTTTGAAAAAGAAAATCCAAACAGCCCACACGCAAAATCGCTGATTGGCCGCATAGCCCGCATAAAAGGAGTTATGGTCGGTGCCCAAGCCCCCGAAATTTCGCTCAGTGACACAACCGGAACCCCGGTTCCGCTATCGTCTTTGCGCGGCAAATACGTTCTGCTTGATTTCTGGGCGTCATGGTGCGGCCCCTGCCGGATGGAAAATCCAAACGTCGTTCGTATGTACAATAAGTACAAGGACAAAGGATTTGCGATCTATAGTGTGTCGCTCGACCAGACAAAAGGCAACTGGACAAAAGCGATTCGCAACGATAACCTTGCCTGGACGCACGTTTCCGATCTGAAATTCTGGCAATCGGCGGCAGCACAACAATATGGCGTTCAGGCAATTCCGGCGACATTTTTGCTCGATAAAGACGGAAAAATTATTGCCAAGGATCTTCGTGGCCCCGCTTTAGAGCAGAAACTCGAGGAAATCCTGAAAGGCGGACAATAGGTTGCCAACAAGTTAGTAGCTTTGCAGGGTCAGGTCTCACAACCTGACCCTTTTTGTTAGCTATCTGGCTTCCACAGAAGATTGCCGCTTCATCACTCGCTCCGTTACTAATTCGTATACTTACTGATTCATTGGAATATGAAAATTGCTATTGTTGGCTGCGGCAACATGGGAATGGCTTTTGCTAAATCGTTTTTGCAGTACGATCTGGTAAAAAAAGATGACTTGTTACTGATTGAGAAAAGCGCTGATCGCTCCGAAGCGTTGAAGAATGAGAAAGCAGGCGTTGTGGTTGATACCATCGGGCCGCGCGTTGGCGAAACCGACTTAATTATTCTATCTGTAAAACCGCAGGATTTTAGCAGTGTCCACGAAGCGTTGCAAAGCGTTATCCAGCCCAATCAAATCATTCTGTCGATTATGGCCGGTATTCCTATCGCACAAATTCAGGAAAAGTTAAAGCACCCGCTTGTTGTTCGCGCTATGCCTAACACGCCCGCTATGCTTGGCATGGGCATAACTGGCTTTACGGCGGCTAAAGAAGTTGATTTAGCTGGTCTGCGTCGTGTCGAGAATCTTATCAACGCTACGGGCCGGTCTATTTTTCTCGACGATGAAGCCATGCTTGATGCAGTAACAGCGCTTAGTGGAAGCGGGCCAGCATATTTCTACTATGTTGTCAAAGCGATGATCGAAGCGGGCAAGCAAATGGGCTTTGATGACGCTGTAGCAGCCTTATTGGTTAAACAAACCATGCTGGGCGCTTATCATCTCATCAATACTGCCGATAAATCGCTGGACGATCTCATCAAAGCAGTAGCGTCCAAAGGGGGAACTACCGAAGCTGCGTTACGAGCCTTTGAAGCAGGTTCACTCAGCGATACACTCGTAGATGGTATCAAGGCGGCACAAACACGGGCCACGGAACTTTCGAAAGGATAAGTAAATCAGCTGGAAGTGGCTTCCAGCTGATTTATCACTGTGCATTCTATTACAGACCGGTGTAGCTAAACGGCGTTATAGCTCTCAATTCGTTTTTGACTGATTCTGAGACATCCAAACCGTTTATAAACTCACGAATCGTATTAGCCGTAATCTTCTGGTTCGTGCGCGTCAATGCTTTCAAGGCTTCATACGGCTGAGGATAACTTTCCCGACGAAGGACCGTTTGTATTCCTTCCGCTACTACGGCCCAGTTGTCTTCTAGATCAGCCTGGATGGCAGCCTGATTAAGTTCAAGTTTGTCCAGGCCCTTTAGCAATGATTTCAAGGCGATAACCGAATGAGCAAAGGGAACACCAAGACTCCGCAAAACCGTCGAATCGGTCAGGTCACGTTGCAGCCGGGAAATAGGCAGCTTGCCGGAAAGGTGTTCAAACAAGGCATTCGCAATACCCAGATTCCCTTCTGAATTCTCGAAATCAATCGGGTTAACTTTATGCGGCATGGCGGATGAACCAACCTCACCTTCTTTCAACTTCTGCTTGAAGTAGTTCATGGACACGTATGTCCAGACATCGCGATCCAGATCGACCAGGATTGTATTTAGGCGTTTGAAGGCATCAAGCATTGCCGCCAGCATATCGTAATGCTCGATCTGCGTGGTAAACTGACTACGGACCATACCCAATCCTTCGACAAATTTATCCCCGAACTTTTTCCAATCTTCGTTCGGATAAGCGACCGTATGGGCGTTGAAATTGCCCGTAGCGCCACCAAACTTCGCTGCCGTAGGAATACCCGCCAGCAGGTGTAGCTGCTTTTCGATCCGTTCAACAAACACCATCAGCTCTTTACCCAAACGAGTAGGCGATGCAGGTTGTCCGTGGGTCTTAGCCAGCATAGGAATATCTTTCCACTGCTCGGCCAGTTGCTGTAACCGAACAAATACCTGGCGATAAAGCGGAGTAATTTCAACATTCAGCGCATCATCCAGCAGTAAGGGGATGGCCGTGTTGTTGATATCCTGGGAGGTCAGCCCAAAGTGAACAAACTCCAGATAAGGTTCAACCGCTGAGTCTTTCAGTTTTTCTTTGATAAAGTACTCAACTGCTTTTACATCGTGATTAGTCGTTTTTTCGATTTCCTTGATGCGCAAGGCATCAGCCTCCGAAAAGTTTTCGTACAAAGCCCGTAATGCCGGAAACTGCGCCGGTTCAACGCCCGCCAGTTGCGGAATCGGCCATTCGCAGAGCGCGATAAAGTATTCGATCTCGATACGAACCCGGTAATGAATAAGACCGAATTCTGAAAAGTAAGGGGCTAGTGCCTCAACCTGACGCCGGTAACGACCGTCAACGGGTGATATCGCCGTTAATGCTGTTAAATTCATGGAGTTAAACAAAACACAAAGGTAAGACAAACGCCTGTAACGGTCGTATTGCCTTACCTTTCAGGATAGTTATCTTTTAAACTGTGACTAGCTTTTCAATCAGAAAGGGTTCAGATACAAACCAACCCCCAACCATTCTGTCTGCTGATTCTCGTATTGACTGTAAGGACGGAAACCAGAGTAACCTTCCAGTAAGAATGTCAGGTTGTTTTGCGTACGGCCTACCTCAACCCCAACACCCGCGTGAATACCGGGCCGAAAATCGGTTTGCTGCCAGAACTTAATGTCTGCTCCGCCAACCAGTCGCGCGGCTTTGTCCGATGGTTTTTTGTAGAAAGCGCCTAACTGTGCACTGAGGAGCTTACGTTCTTCTGTTTTCCGTAGCACAATGCCAGCACCACCGTACAACCGCCAGTTGGTGACGTTCCGGCTGTAAGTTACATCAAGCTGTTCGTAATTGACGGAGTTAGGTGTCGGAGCCGTGATCTGATTGCGGTAGATATAATCGTCCCCAAGGTGAGACGATATGTGATACACACGGAAACGATAGTTGTTGGCGCCACGACGGACATTGTAGATGATACTAATCTTGTAGTCATTATTCATGATCTGCCGACGCGCTTTATTCAACTTATCATCGTGGAATGCCTCAAATTGGGTAAATGACGCCAGATCAAGCACCCATTCTGTTGAACGGCCCGGCTCTGTAGTCCGGCGGAAGAACGGCTTGGCAAAACCGAACGCAAACGGAACGATACTTCCTTTGTACTTATTTCCTTCTGTATAGTACAGCGGCAGAACACTGCCGTAGGTCTGTGCTTCGAGTGGATCAAGTAAAATTGGCTCGAAAAGATGCCCTTTGGGCAAAAACTCCCGGCGTGGTCTGGCGACGGTAGGATCGCTAACAGGAGCCATAGCTGACGCAGAATCGACAGTCTGTACAACCGGTTTGCGTTCTCGCTTGGGTCGTTGTACTTTCTCTACCTTTTTAGGAGCTTCAACGGGTGCTGGCTCTGGCGAAGTTGGCACCGGCGCGGGATTAGCAGCTGGAGTTTCTACAGCAGGTGCTGGCGTTTCTTTCCTGCGTTTTTCACGTTTTTCTTTGCGAGACGGTTCAGCAGGGGCTGGAGCTGGTGTTGCAGGCTCAGCTACAGGTGTTGGCGCAGGAGTAACGGGCGTTGACGTTGGTTCCGACTTTGATTTGCCTGCTTCTTTTTCTTGCTGCTGACGCTCCTTTTCAGCTTTCCTGGCTTGCTTCTGCCGTTCTTTTTCGGCCTGTTTAGCTTCGTACTCCCGCTGTTTTTGCGCCCACTCAGCGCGAATCTGTCGCTCGCGCTGTACTTCGCGGTCTACCTTCTCTTTCTGGCGCTGTTCAGCTGGTGTTAGCGTCCGGGAAGCTGGAGCTGTTGTTTTTGGAGCAGCCGGTTGCTGGGCGAATGCCAATGATCCAAACTGAATAATGAGTAGTAAAGCGAGTACTATTTTATTCATAGAATACATACAAGTTATACCGACGTGGCTGTACCAACCACGTCGGTTAAGGCAAGATTAAGATCAGCGCTTTAGTTCAGCGTAATTTTTGTAGAAATAAGGAATCGTTTCAATCCCTTTATAGAAGTTGAATAAGCCGTAACTTTCATTCGGCGAGTGGAGCGCATCACTATCCAGGCCAAAGCCCATCAAGATCGATTTAACACCCAGTTCTCGTTCAAAAAGCGCGACAATCGGGATGCTTCCTCCTCCTCTCGTCGGAATCGGCTTCTTGCCCCATGCGTCTTCAAAGGCTTTACTAGCCGCTTCAAATTCTACCGAATCAACTGGTGTTACGTAAGGCAGTCCGCCGTGATGCGGTGTCACCTTAACTTTCACGCTCGCGGGCGCAATAGCAGTAAAATGCTTCGTGAACAGCTCTGTTATTTCGTCGGGCGTTTGATTCGGTACCAACCTCATACTGATTTTAGCAAA contains the following coding sequences:
- a CDS encoding phytoene/squalene synthase family protein, translating into MMALFNTTALKCSKLITEHYSTSFTLGIKTLDRKFHLPIYAIYGFVRYADEIVDTFHEYDKKTLLDRFKFDTYQAIEEGISLNPILQSFQLVVKQYKIEHELIESFLKSMEMDLYFQDYDAEGYNEYIYGSAEVVGLMCLRVFCEGNHSEFDRLCEPARKLGSAFQKVNFLRDLKSDFVDRGRTYFPGVNFSEFGRDTKQLIEDDIQRDFDEAYKGILNLPRGARLGVYLAYAYYQTLFNKIKQLPASRIQNERIRVPNPQKFALLAQTYLKFRLNVI
- a CDS encoding TlpA disulfide reductase family protein, whose translation is MKNLFLTVAGFLLIGFATNAQTTKPFTVTGTVKSAAPGSFVYLETNSQPTRKLDSAKVDAGNKFTLTNKVADGGEVFVLNVGGGQKMALLVEGGETLNVTADGFRMNAKTGQEGKATVTGSKNMEYYDKLMTLRTNMEAKVATWNKQVAAATEKKDNKRIAQIEQDYQAAEQDVVNKVKAMLPEMGTSLASLFALNFIDIKNDFDTYDALAQRFEKENPNSPHAKSLIGRIARIKGVMVGAQAPEISLSDTTGTPVPLSSLRGKYVLLDFWASWCGPCRMENPNVVRMYNKYKDKGFAIYSVSLDQTKGNWTKAIRNDNLAWTHVSDLKFWQSAAAQQYGVQAIPATFLLDKDGKIIAKDLRGPALEQKLEEILKGGQ
- the purB gene encoding adenylosuccinate lyase; protein product: MNLTALTAISPVDGRYRRQVEALAPYFSEFGLIHYRVRIEIEYFIALCEWPIPQLAGVEPAQFPALRALYENFSEADALRIKEIEKTTNHDVKAVEYFIKEKLKDSAVEPYLEFVHFGLTSQDINNTAIPLLLDDALNVEITPLYRQVFVRLQQLAEQWKDIPMLAKTHGQPASPTRLGKELMVFVERIEKQLHLLAGIPTAAKFGGATGNFNAHTVAYPNEDWKKFGDKFVEGLGMVRSQFTTQIEHYDMLAAMLDAFKRLNTILVDLDRDVWTYVSMNYFKQKLKEGEVGSSAMPHKVNPIDFENSEGNLGIANALFEHLSGKLPISRLQRDLTDSTVLRSLGVPFAHSVIALKSLLKGLDKLELNQAAIQADLEDNWAVVAEGIQTVLRRESYPQPYEALKALTRTNQKITANTIREFINGLDVSESVKNELRAITPFSYTGL
- the gatB gene encoding Asp-tRNA(Asn)/Glu-tRNA(Gln) amidotransferase subunit GatB, which produces MVAEANSSPEVLAQAAKTRYEAVIGLEVHCQLLTQSKIFAADANAFGAEPNTNISVITLAHPGTLPKLNRKAVEYAVRMGLACGSEITRHNIFARKNYFYPDLPKGYQLSQDKGPVCVGGGITVKAKHPETGQLYQTTIQLHHIHLEEDAGKSIHDGDEWATQLDYNRAGTPLIEMVTEPCIRTADEAGQYLTEVRRLVRYLDICDGNMEEGSLRCDVNVSIRPIGTTTLGTKVEVKNLNSIRNVMRAVDSEFQRQVDVIESGGRITQETRTFDAATGLSYAMREKETMNDYRYFPDPDLTPVVISDAWLADIQTKMPVLPAELYQKFTAHYGLPDYDAALLTDSKELAEYYEAICAHTANYKAASNWVMGPVKGQLNEKALRERQFPISAERLASLITLIDNGTISQTAAQQVFTLMVAEPTATAIDLAQTQGLIQNRNTDALQSLVEEVLAAWPDKVAQYRKGKKNLLGMFVGEVMKKSKGSADPKLVNELVTKTLQTT
- the proC gene encoding pyrroline-5-carboxylate reductase — its product is MKIAIVGCGNMGMAFAKSFLQYDLVKKDDLLLIEKSADRSEALKNEKAGVVVDTIGPRVGETDLIILSVKPQDFSSVHEALQSVIQPNQIILSIMAGIPIAQIQEKLKHPLVVRAMPNTPAMLGMGITGFTAAKEVDLAGLRRVENLINATGRSIFLDDEAMLDAVTALSGSGPAYFYYVVKAMIEAGKQMGFDDAVAALLVKQTMLGAYHLINTADKSLDDLIKAVASKGGTTEAALRAFEAGSLSDTLVDGIKAAQTRATELSKG
- a CDS encoding DUF1207 domain-containing protein, with the protein product MNKIVLALLLIIQFGSLAFAQQPAAPKTTAPASRTLTPAEQRQKEKVDREVQRERQIRAEWAQKQREYEAKQAEKERQKQARKAEKERQQQEKEAGKSKSEPTSTPVTPAPTPVAEPATPAPAPAEPSRKEKREKRRKETPAPAVETPAANPAPVPTSPEPAPVEAPKKVEKVQRPKRERKPVVQTVDSASAMAPVSDPTVARPRREFLPKGHLFEPILLDPLEAQTYGSVLPLYYTEGNKYKGSIVPFAFGFAKPFFRRTTEPGRSTEWVLDLASFTQFEAFHDDKLNKARRQIMNNDYKISIIYNVRRGANNYRFRVYHISSHLGDDYIYRNQITAPTPNSVNYEQLDVTYSRNVTNWRLYGGAGIVLRKTEERKLLSAQLGAFYKKPSDKAARLVGGADIKFWQQTDFRPGIHAGVGVEVGRTQNNLTFLLEGYSGFRPYSQYENQQTEWLGVGLYLNPF